A single genomic interval of Mycobacterium sp. DL592 harbors:
- a CDS encoding UPF0182 family protein produces the protein MSMRPAARMPKLTRRSRILIGVALAVVVLLLVGPRLIDTYVDWLWFGELGYRSVFTTVLVTRLVVFLAAGLLVGAIVFAGLALAYRTRPVFVPTVGPNDPVARYRTAVMARLKLFGIGAPAVIGLLAGIVAQSYWPRIQLFLHGGDFGVTDPQFGKDLGFYAFDLPFYRLVLSFLFAAVFLAFLANLISHYIFGGIRLAGRTGVLSRPARIQLVALVGVLVLLKAVAYWFDRYELLSHTRVGKPFTGAGYTDINAVLPAKLILMAIALICAAAVFSALFLRDLRIPAIGLVLLLLSSLIVGAGWPMIVEQISVKPNAAQKESEYISRSITATRQAYGLTKDSVTYRDYSGNAPATAQQVASDRATTSNIRVLDPTIISPAFTQFQQGKNFYYFPDQLSIDRYVGPDGGLRDFVVAARELNPDRLIDNQRDWINRHTVYTHGNGFIASPANTVRGIANDPNQNGGYPEFLASVVGANGSVISPGPAPLDQPRIYFGPVIANTANDYAIVGKNGADREYDYETNTETKNYTYSGTGGVPVGNWLARSVFAAKFAERNFLFSNVIGENSKILFNRDPAQRVEAVAPWLTTDSTVYPAIVNKRMVWIVDGYTTLDNYPYSELTSLSSATADSNEVALNRLAPDKQVSYIRNSVKATVDAYDGTVTLYAQDESDPVLKAWMSVFPGTIKPKSDISPDLAAHLRYPEDLFKVQRMLLAKYHVDDPVTFFSTSDFWDVPLDPNPTASSYQPPYYIVAKDLARNDNSASFQLTSAMNRFRRDFLAAYISASSDPDTYGKITVLTIPGQVNGPKLAFNAISTDTAVSQDLGVIGRDNQNRIRWGNLLTLPVGQGGLIYVAPVYASPGASDAASSYPRLIRVAMMYNDKVGYGPTVSTALDGIFGAGAGATATGPAPATGPGVAPAPGAKPADTPAGVPPPGAAPEVPTPIAAVPAVPGGPTALSPAKSAALKDIEAALTAVRDAQQGGNFADYGSALQRLNDAMNAYDSAK, from the coding sequence GTGAGTATGCGGCCCGCTGCCAGGATGCCGAAGCTGACTCGGCGTAGCCGGATCCTCATCGGTGTCGCCCTCGCGGTGGTCGTCCTGCTGCTGGTGGGTCCCCGCCTGATCGACACCTATGTGGATTGGTTGTGGTTCGGCGAGCTGGGCTACCGCTCGGTGTTCACCACCGTCCTGGTGACCCGGCTGGTGGTGTTCCTGGCGGCCGGCCTGCTCGTCGGCGCCATCGTGTTCGCCGGGCTGGCGCTGGCCTACCGGACCCGGCCGGTGTTCGTGCCGACCGTCGGCCCCAACGACCCGGTGGCGCGGTATCGCACCGCGGTGATGGCTCGGCTGAAGCTGTTCGGTATCGGCGCGCCCGCGGTGATCGGTCTGCTGGCCGGCATCGTGGCGCAGAGCTACTGGCCGCGGATTCAGCTGTTCCTGCACGGCGGCGACTTCGGGGTCACCGATCCGCAGTTCGGCAAGGACCTCGGGTTCTACGCCTTCGATCTGCCGTTCTACCGGCTGGTGCTGTCGTTCCTGTTCGCCGCGGTGTTCCTGGCGTTCCTGGCCAATCTGATCAGCCACTACATCTTCGGCGGCATCCGACTGGCCGGCCGCACCGGTGTGCTGAGCCGCCCGGCGCGTATCCAGCTGGTGGCGTTGGTGGGTGTGCTGGTGCTGCTCAAGGCCGTCGCCTACTGGTTCGACCGCTACGAGCTACTCAGCCACACCCGGGTGGGCAAGCCGTTCACCGGTGCGGGCTACACCGATATCAACGCGGTGCTGCCGGCCAAGCTGATCCTGATGGCGATCGCGTTGATCTGCGCGGCGGCGGTGTTCTCGGCGCTGTTCCTGCGCGACTTGCGTATTCCGGCGATCGGTCTGGTGCTGCTGCTGCTGAGCTCGCTGATCGTGGGCGCGGGCTGGCCGATGATCGTCGAGCAGATCAGCGTCAAACCCAATGCGGCGCAGAAGGAAAGCGAATACATCAGCCGCAGTATCACCGCGACCAGGCAGGCCTACGGGTTGACCAAGGATTCGGTCACCTACCGCGACTACAGCGGGAACGCGCCGGCCACCGCCCAGCAGGTGGCCTCGGATCGGGCCACCACGTCGAACATCCGGGTGCTGGATCCCACGATCATCAGCCCGGCGTTCACCCAGTTCCAGCAGGGCAAGAACTTCTACTACTTCCCCGATCAGCTCTCGATTGACCGCTATGTGGGTCCCGACGGTGGCTTGCGCGACTTCGTGGTCGCCGCACGGGAACTCAACCCCGACCGGTTGATCGACAACCAGCGCGACTGGATCAACCGGCACACCGTCTACACCCACGGCAACGGCTTCATCGCTTCCCCGGCCAACACCGTGCGCGGAATTGCCAACGACCCCAACCAGAATGGCGGGTACCCGGAATTCCTGGCCAGTGTTGTCGGGGCCAACGGCAGCGTGATCTCGCCGGGGCCGGCACCGCTGGACCAGCCGCGTATCTACTTCGGCCCGGTGATCGCCAACACCGCCAACGACTACGCGATCGTCGGCAAGAACGGCGCCGACCGCGAGTACGACTACGAGACCAACACCGAAACCAAGAACTACACCTACTCGGGCACCGGTGGTGTCCCGGTGGGCAACTGGCTGGCCCGTTCGGTGTTCGCAGCCAAGTTCGCCGAGCGGAACTTCTTGTTCTCCAACGTGATCGGGGAGAACAGCAAGATCCTGTTCAACCGTGATCCCGCCCAACGGGTGGAGGCGGTGGCGCCGTGGCTGACCACCGACTCGACGGTGTACCCGGCGATCGTCAACAAGCGGATGGTGTGGATCGTCGACGGCTACACCACGCTGGACAACTACCCGTACTCGGAGTTGACGTCGCTGTCCTCGGCGACCGCGGATTCCAACGAGGTGGCGCTGAACCGGCTGGCCCCGGATAAGCAGGTGTCCTACATCCGTAACTCGGTGAAGGCCACTGTCGATGCCTACGACGGCACCGTCACCCTGTACGCGCAGGACGAGTCCGACCCGGTTCTCAAGGCGTGGATGAGCGTCTTCCCCGGCACGATCAAACCGAAGAGCGACATCAGTCCGGATCTGGCGGCGCATCTGCGCTACCCCGAAGATCTGTTCAAGGTGCAGCGCATGCTGCTGGCCAAGTACCACGTCGACGACCCGGTGACGTTCTTCTCCACCTCGGATTTCTGGGACGTGCCGCTGGACCCGAACCCGACGGCCAGCAGTTACCAGCCGCCGTACTACATCGTGGCCAAAGACCTTGCCCGCAATGACAATTCGGCGTCGTTCCAGTTGACGAGCGCGATGAACCGGTTCCGCCGGGACTTCCTGGCCGCCTATATCAGCGCGAGTTCCGATCCCGACACCTACGGCAAGATCACGGTGCTGACCATTCCCGGTCAGGTCAACGGTCCGAAGCTGGCGTTCAACGCGATCAGTACCGACACCGCGGTCAGCCAGGACCTGGGTGTCATCGGCCGGGACAACCAGAACCGGATCCGGTGGGGCAACCTGCTCACGTTGCCGGTGGGGCAGGGCGGCCTGATCTATGTGGCACCGGTGTATGCCTCGCCGGGAGCCAGTGACGCGGCGTCGTCGTATCCACGGTTGATCCGGGTGGCGATGATGTACAACGACAAGGTCGGTTACGGGCCGACGGTCAGTACTGCGCTCGACGGGATCTTCGGGGCCGGTGCGGGCGCCACGGCGACGGGTCCGGCTCCGGCCACTGGCCCCGGCGTCGCCCCTGCGCCGGGCGCCAAGCCCGCTGACACGCCCGCAGGCGTACCGCCGCCGGGTGCGGCGCCGGAGGTGCCCACCCCGATCGCCGCGGTGCCTGCGGTGCCCGGTGGGCCGACGGCGCTCTCGCCGGCAAAGTCGGCTGCGCTCAAGGACATCGAAGCGGCGCTGACAGCGGTGCGCGATGCCCAGCAGGGCGGCAACTTCGCCGACTACGGCTCGGCGCTGCAGCGGCTCAACGATGCGATGAATGCGTACGACTCAGCCAAGTAG
- a CDS encoding class I SAM-dependent methyltransferase → MSTPGASTYVLGHADVELQRLLLQGRLYNHHTEHALRLAGLREGMRVLDVGCGPGEVSFLAARIVGPTGSVLGVDADGDVIEFARARAAERELPTVSFQTATIAELTLDEPVDAVIGRLILMHLPEPVATLRQLAALVRPGGLIAFSENDITAARSIPTLPEFAGVTDGIVACFRAVGLDPAFGTKLHSLFRRAGLPAPRLTSGAPVGGANDTDVLAYAVEVWRLMLPVATRLGLVTDELADVETLLPTWRDELAAVDAIMMMPPLLTAWSRLPT, encoded by the coding sequence ATGTCCACTCCAGGCGCGAGCACCTATGTCCTGGGCCATGCCGACGTCGAGCTGCAACGGCTGCTGCTGCAGGGTCGGCTGTACAACCACCACACCGAGCACGCACTCCGATTGGCCGGGTTGCGGGAGGGTATGCGGGTTCTCGACGTCGGCTGCGGACCCGGGGAGGTGTCCTTCCTGGCTGCCCGCATCGTCGGTCCCACCGGCAGCGTGCTCGGCGTCGATGCCGACGGCGACGTCATCGAGTTCGCGCGCGCCCGCGCCGCCGAACGTGAACTGCCCACGGTCAGCTTTCAGACCGCGACCATCGCCGAGCTCACCCTCGACGAGCCGGTCGACGCGGTCATCGGCCGGCTCATCTTGATGCATCTTCCCGAGCCGGTCGCGACGCTGCGTCAACTCGCCGCGCTGGTACGTCCCGGCGGTCTGATTGCATTCAGCGAGAACGACATCACTGCCGCGCGCTCCATACCGACCCTGCCCGAGTTCGCGGGCGTGACCGACGGGATCGTCGCCTGTTTTCGGGCCGTCGGCCTCGATCCCGCCTTCGGAACCAAGCTGCACAGCCTATTCCGACGCGCGGGCCTACCCGCACCTCGGCTCACCTCGGGTGCACCGGTCGGTGGTGCGAACGACACCGACGTCCTCGCCTACGCGGTCGAGGTCTGGCGCCTGATGCTGCCGGTCGCCACCCGGCTTGGCCTGGTCACCGACGAACTGGCCGATGTCGAAACCCTGCTGCCGACGTGGCGCGACGAGTTGGCGGCCGTCGACGCGATCATGATGATGCCGCCACTGCTCACCGCCTGGTCGCGACTACCGACGTAG
- a CDS encoding TOMM precursor leader peptide-binding protein → MGRLYALDPAMPVLLRPDGAVQVGWDPRRAVLVRPPDGVSSAELAALLRGLQVPLNLAALQHLAGRHGLHDPGALDDLLDALVSAGVLRHRTGRAAPRALSIRVHGCGPLSELLLDALRCSGARVAHSSHANAVVSAAGADMVVLADYLVADPRVVRDLHAVGVPHLPVRVRDGAGLIGPLVIPGVTSCLACADLHRADRDAAWPALAAQLRDVTGTADHPTVLATVAVALAQLQRIITAVRGTEAAGEPPATLNTTIEVDVRKNTISARRWSRHPRCQC, encoded by the coding sequence ATGGGCCGGCTCTATGCGCTAGACCCGGCGATGCCGGTACTGCTGCGACCCGACGGCGCAGTGCAGGTGGGCTGGGATCCGCGGCGCGCGGTTCTGGTCCGCCCGCCCGACGGGGTGAGTTCGGCCGAGCTGGCGGCCCTGCTGCGCGGCCTGCAGGTGCCACTGAACCTGGCGGCGCTGCAACACCTGGCCGGCCGGCACGGACTGCACGACCCCGGCGCCCTCGATGACCTGCTCGACGCCCTGGTGAGCGCCGGGGTGCTGCGCCACCGGACCGGCCGGGCCGCGCCCCGCGCATTGTCGATCCGGGTGCACGGCTGCGGGCCGCTGTCGGAACTTCTCCTCGACGCGCTGCGCTGCTCAGGGGCGCGGGTGGCGCACAGCAGCCACGCCAACGCCGTCGTCTCGGCCGCCGGCGCGGACATGGTGGTGCTCGCCGACTACCTGGTCGCCGACCCGCGCGTGGTGCGCGACCTGCACGCCGTCGGGGTGCCGCACCTGCCGGTTCGGGTCCGCGACGGGGCCGGCCTGATCGGCCCGCTGGTGATCCCGGGCGTCACCAGCTGCCTGGCGTGCGCCGACCTGCACCGCGCCGACCGCGACGCCGCCTGGCCCGCGTTGGCCGCGCAGTTGCGGGATGTGACCGGAACCGCCGATCACCCGACTGTGCTGGCCACCGTTGCTGTGGCACTGGCCCAACTGCAGCGGATTATCACCGCCGTGCGCGGCACCGAAGCCGCCGGCGAACCACCGGCCACACTCAACACCACCATCGAAGTCGACGTGCGTAAGAACACGATCTCAGCTCGTCGCTGGTCACGGCATCCGCGCTGCCAATGCTGA
- a CDS encoding zinc-dependent metalloprotease: protein MADLPFGFSAGDDPDRDKPKKDRDSAGNDPFGFGGGDFNPSDLGQIFTRLGQMFSGAGGAMTGGSGGPINYDLARQLASSSIGFVAPIQEGTASAIADAVHLADTWLDGATALPAGATRTVAWTPSDWVDNTLDTWKRLCDPMAEQISSVWVSALPEEAKAIAGPLMAMMSQMGGMAFGSQLGQALGKLSREVLTSTDIGLPLGPKGVAALLPEAIETLSEGLEQPRSEVMTFLAAREAAHHRLFIHVPWLSSQLLNAVESYAKGMKIDMTGIEELAQGFNPAALTDPAAMEQLLSQGMFEPKATPEQTAALERLETLLALVEGWVQTVVSDALGDRIPGTAALSEMLRRRRATAGPAEQTFATLVGLELRPRKMREAAELWERLTQAAGIDARDAVWQHPDLLPRAEDLDEPAGFIDRVIGGDTANLDIDAAIEEFQKATEAEEADRRAEDQKAHDDDGPVDS, encoded by the coding sequence ATGGCTGACCTGCCCTTCGGCTTCTCCGCTGGCGACGACCCCGACCGGGACAAGCCGAAGAAGGACCGCGACTCCGCCGGCAACGACCCGTTCGGGTTCGGCGGCGGCGACTTCAACCCGTCCGACCTCGGCCAGATCTTCACCCGCCTGGGCCAGATGTTCAGCGGCGCAGGCGGCGCCATGACCGGCGGATCCGGCGGCCCGATCAACTACGACCTGGCCCGCCAGTTGGCGTCGAGCTCGATCGGGTTCGTCGCCCCGATCCAGGAGGGCACCGCCTCGGCGATCGCCGACGCCGTCCACCTCGCCGACACCTGGCTCGACGGCGCCACGGCATTGCCCGCCGGCGCCACCCGGACCGTTGCCTGGACGCCCAGCGACTGGGTGGACAACACCCTGGACACCTGGAAGCGGCTGTGCGACCCGATGGCAGAACAGATTTCGTCGGTATGGGTGTCAGCGCTGCCCGAGGAAGCCAAGGCGATCGCCGGCCCGCTGATGGCGATGATGAGCCAGATGGGCGGTATGGCGTTCGGCTCGCAGCTGGGCCAGGCGCTGGGCAAGCTGTCCCGTGAGGTGCTGACGTCCACCGACATCGGCCTGCCGCTGGGCCCCAAGGGTGTGGCCGCACTGCTGCCCGAGGCCATCGAGACCCTCTCCGAAGGACTTGAGCAGCCGCGCAGCGAGGTCATGACGTTCCTGGCGGCCCGCGAGGCAGCCCACCACCGCTTGTTCATCCATGTGCCGTGGCTGTCGAGCCAGCTGCTCAACGCAGTCGAGTCCTACGCCAAGGGCATGAAGATCGACATGACCGGCATCGAGGAGCTGGCCCAGGGTTTCAACCCGGCCGCGCTGACCGACCCCGCCGCCATGGAGCAGCTGCTCAGCCAGGGCATGTTCGAGCCGAAGGCCACCCCTGAGCAGACCGCGGCCCTGGAACGCCTCGAGACGCTGCTGGCCCTGGTCGAGGGCTGGGTGCAGACCGTGGTGAGCGATGCCCTCGGCGACCGCATCCCCGGCACCGCGGCGCTCTCGGAGATGCTGCGCCGGCGCCGGGCCACCGCCGGGCCCGCCGAGCAGACCTTCGCCACCCTGGTCGGGCTGGAACTGCGGCCCCGCAAGATGCGTGAGGCCGCCGAACTGTGGGAGCGCCTCACCCAGGCCGCCGGCATCGACGCCCGCGACGCGGTGTGGCAGCATCCGGATCTGCTGCCCCGTGCCGAGGACCTCGACGAGCCTGCCGGGTTCATCGACCGCGTCATCGGCGGTGACACCGCGAACCTCGACATCGACGCGGCGATCGAGGAATTCCAGAAGGCAACGGAGGCCGAGGAGGCCGACAGACGGGCCGAAGACCAGAAGGCCCACGACGACGACGGGCCTGTGGATAGCTGA
- a CDS encoding PDZ domain-containing protein — MNRRILTLVAALVPIVVFGVLLAVVTVPYVSLGPGPTFDTLGEVDGKPVVDIEGTTTHPTSGHLNMTTVAQRDGLTLGQALTLWVSGREQLVPRDLVFPPNKSREDVEKSQNADFKQSEFSAEYAALGYLKYPEAVRVEKVNDPGPSAGKLQIGDAIDAVDGTKVANVAEFTALLKATKPGQEIVLDYRRKNAPPGSAKVTLGKNEDRDYGYLGVAVLDAPWAPFSIDFNLANIGGPSAGLMFSLAVVDKLTTGDINGAKFVAGTGTISEDGKVGPIGGITHKMMAAQEAGATVFLVPAENCDEARSLRDDSMELVKVDTLSGAVDSLHTLTSGGRPPTC, encoded by the coding sequence GTGAACAGGCGGATTCTGACGCTGGTGGCTGCGCTCGTGCCGATCGTCGTCTTCGGCGTGCTGCTGGCGGTGGTGACGGTGCCCTACGTGTCGCTGGGGCCAGGCCCGACGTTCGACACCCTCGGTGAGGTCGACGGCAAGCCGGTGGTCGACATCGAGGGCACCACGACGCACCCGACGTCGGGGCATCTGAACATGACGACGGTGGCTCAGCGCGATGGCCTGACGCTCGGGCAGGCGCTGACGCTGTGGGTGTCCGGACGCGAACAGCTGGTGCCGCGTGATCTGGTGTTCCCACCGAACAAGTCCCGCGAGGACGTGGAGAAGTCGCAGAACGCCGACTTCAAGCAGTCGGAATTCAGCGCCGAGTATGCCGCCCTGGGGTACCTGAAGTACCCCGAGGCGGTGCGGGTCGAGAAGGTCAACGATCCCGGCCCGTCGGCGGGCAAGCTTCAGATCGGTGACGCCATCGACGCCGTCGACGGCACCAAGGTCGCCAACGTCGCAGAGTTCACGGCACTGCTCAAGGCCACCAAGCCCGGCCAGGAGATCGTCCTGGACTACCGCCGCAAGAACGCCCCACCGGGGTCGGCGAAGGTCACCCTGGGTAAGAACGAGGACCGCGACTACGGCTACCTGGGGGTGGCCGTGCTCGACGCACCATGGGCGCCGTTCAGCATCGACTTCAACCTGGCCAATATCGGCGGGCCGTCGGCGGGCCTGATGTTCAGCCTGGCCGTCGTCGACAAGCTGACCACCGGCGACATCAACGGCGCGAAGTTCGTCGCCGGTACCGGAACCATCAGCGAGGACGGCAAGGTGGGCCCGATCGGCGGCATCACCCACAAGATGATGGCCGCCCAAGAGGCCGGCGCGACGGTGTTTCTGGTGCCTGCCGAGAACTGCGACGAAGCCCGCTCGCTTCGCGACGACTCGATGGAGCTGGTAAAGGTCGACACCCTCAGCGGGGCGGTCGATTCGTTGCACACCCTGACCTCGGGCGGCCGTCCGCCCACCTGCTGA
- a CDS encoding WhiB family transcriptional regulator, with product MSALTVRKEKLPVLPCHVGDPDLWFAESPVELERAKVLCGDCPIRRQCLAAALDRGEPWGVWGGEIVERGTIVARKRPRGRPRKDVIAA from the coding sequence ATGTCGGCACTGACAGTCCGAAAGGAAAAACTGCCGGTGTTGCCGTGCCACGTCGGGGACCCCGACCTGTGGTTCGCTGAGAGCCCCGTGGAATTGGAGCGCGCCAAGGTGCTCTGCGGGGATTGCCCGATCCGGCGGCAGTGTCTTGCCGCAGCACTGGATCGCGGTGAGCCATGGGGTGTTTGGGGTGGCGAGATTGTCGAGCGGGGCACGATCGTGGCCCGCAAGCGTCCCCGCGGGCGTCCACGTAAGGACGTGATCGCGGCCTAG
- the tpx gene encoding thiol peroxidase yields the protein MAQITLRGNPINTVGELPAVGAAAPEFTLTGTDLGNVETGQYSGKAVVLNIFPSVDTPVCATSVRTFNERAAATGVPVVNVSKDLPFALKRFCGAEGIENVVSASAFRSSFGEDYGVTIVDGPMAGLLGRAVVVVGADGTVTYTELVPEIGQEPNYDAALAALS from the coding sequence ATGGCACAGATAACCCTGCGTGGAAACCCGATCAACACCGTTGGAGAGCTGCCCGCCGTCGGCGCCGCCGCTCCCGAGTTCACCCTGACCGGAACCGACCTCGGCAACGTCGAGACCGGGCAGTACAGCGGCAAGGCCGTGGTGCTCAACATCTTCCCGTCGGTCGACACCCCGGTGTGCGCCACCAGCGTGCGGACCTTCAACGAGCGCGCCGCCGCCACCGGCGTGCCAGTGGTCAACGTCTCCAAGGACCTGCCGTTCGCCCTCAAGCGGTTCTGCGGTGCCGAAGGCATCGAGAACGTCGTCTCGGCGTCGGCATTCCGCAGCAGCTTCGGTGAGGACTACGGCGTCACCATCGTCGACGGGCCGATGGCAGGCCTGCTCGGCCGCGCCGTCGTGGTCGTCGGCGCCGACGGCACCGTCACCTACACCGAGCTGGTGCCCGAGATCGGCCAGGAGCCGAACTACGACGCCGCACTCGCCGCGCTGAGCTGA
- a CDS encoding ribonuclease Z gives MRELVVLGTASQVPTRYRNHNGYLLRWDGEGFLFDPGEGTQRQMLFAGVAPSSVTRLCLTHFHGDHCLGVPGVLQRLSLDRTDRPVTAHYPHSGQVYFERLRHASAFHDVVDVHEEPVRGPGPVAVGAFGVLEALPLDHSIEVYGYRLVEPDGRRFLPEALAAFGIDGPAVGELDRSGSVRVGERVVSADEVSQVRRGQRFAFVMDTRLCDNVYALADGVDLLVIEATFLDEDECLASEYGHLTARQAARVARECGVHRLVLTHFSQRYPDAGERYREEAAREFTGDTVVAEDLMRVAVPKRR, from the coding sequence GTGCGGGAACTAGTCGTACTGGGTACCGCCAGCCAGGTGCCGACCCGGTATCGCAACCACAACGGCTACCTGCTGCGGTGGGACGGCGAGGGTTTCCTCTTCGATCCGGGGGAGGGCACCCAGCGGCAGATGCTGTTCGCCGGGGTGGCGCCCAGCAGCGTGACACGGTTGTGCCTCACGCACTTTCACGGCGATCACTGTCTGGGTGTGCCGGGAGTGCTGCAGCGCCTGTCACTGGATCGCACTGACCGTCCTGTTACCGCGCACTACCCGCACTCTGGGCAGGTGTACTTCGAGCGGCTTCGGCACGCCTCGGCGTTCCACGACGTCGTCGACGTCCACGAGGAACCAGTCCGCGGCCCCGGGCCCGTCGCGGTGGGTGCGTTCGGCGTCCTGGAAGCGCTGCCGCTGGACCATTCGATCGAGGTCTACGGCTACCGCCTCGTGGAGCCGGACGGACGACGGTTCCTTCCGGAAGCCCTGGCCGCCTTCGGAATTGACGGTCCTGCGGTCGGGGAGCTGGACCGGAGCGGGTCGGTCCGGGTGGGGGAGCGGGTCGTGTCGGCCGACGAGGTCAGTCAGGTCAGGCGGGGCCAGCGCTTCGCGTTCGTGATGGACACCCGGCTGTGCGACAACGTGTACGCCCTGGCTGACGGGGTCGACCTGCTGGTCATCGAAGCGACCTTTCTCGACGAAGATGAGTGCCTGGCAAGCGAATACGGCCATCTGACCGCCCGGCAGGCCGCTCGGGTGGCGCGCGAATGCGGGGTGCACAGGCTGGTGTTGACGCACTTCTCGCAGCGCTATCCCGATGCTGGCGAGCGGTATCGCGAGGAGGCCGCTCGCGAGTTCACCGGGGACACGGTGGTGGCCGAGGACCTCATGCGGGTGGCGGTGCCCAAGCGGCGTTAG
- a CDS encoding AarF/ABC1/UbiB kinase family protein, translated as MGGCQHGAVGDDGGVADIKRGRAARNAKLASIPVGFAGRAALGFGKRLTGKSKDEVNAELMEKAANQLFTVLGELKGGAMKVGQALSVMEAAIPEEFGEPYREALTKLQKDAPPLPAAKVHRVLDGQLGTKWRERFSSFDDEQIASASIGQVHRAVWHDGRDVAVKIQYPGADEALRADLKTMQRMVSVFKQLSPGADVQGVVDELIERTEMELDYRLEAENQRAFAKAYHNDPHFIIPHVVASAPKVMITEWVEGVPMSQIIRSGTVDQRDLCGTRLLELTLGAPARVGMMHGDAHPGNFMLRDDGKMAVIDFGAVAPLPDGLPIELGQIIRLARDKNYDELLPTMEKVGFIQKGEQVSAKEIDDMLRQYVEPMEVEVFHYTRKWLQKMAAANMSVSAEQIKTARAMDLPAKLAIPLRVIASITAISAQLDAHVPTKSLTEQLVPGFD; from the coding sequence ATCGGTGGTTGCCAGCATGGCGCCGTCGGGGATGATGGTGGGGTGGCAGACATCAAGCGCGGCCGCGCCGCCCGTAACGCCAAGTTGGCCAGCATCCCGGTCGGCTTTGCGGGACGGGCCGCGCTGGGCTTCGGAAAGCGGCTGACCGGCAAGTCCAAGGACGAGGTCAACGCCGAGCTGATGGAGAAGGCCGCCAATCAGCTGTTCACCGTCCTCGGCGAGCTCAAGGGCGGCGCGATGAAGGTCGGCCAGGCGCTGTCGGTCATGGAGGCCGCCATTCCCGAGGAGTTCGGGGAGCCCTACCGCGAAGCGCTGACCAAACTTCAGAAAGACGCACCGCCGCTGCCGGCAGCCAAGGTGCACCGAGTGCTCGACGGGCAGCTCGGCACCAAGTGGCGCGAGCGGTTCAGCTCCTTCGACGACGAGCAGATCGCGTCGGCCAGCATCGGCCAGGTGCACCGGGCGGTGTGGCACGACGGCCGCGACGTGGCCGTCAAGATCCAGTACCCGGGCGCCGACGAGGCCCTGCGCGCGGACCTCAAGACCATGCAGCGCATGGTCAGCGTGTTCAAGCAGCTCTCCCCCGGCGCCGACGTGCAGGGTGTGGTCGACGAACTGATCGAACGCACCGAGATGGAGTTGGACTACCGGCTCGAGGCCGAGAACCAGCGGGCGTTCGCCAAGGCCTACCACAACGACCCGCACTTCATCATCCCGCACGTGGTGGCCAGTGCCCCGAAGGTGATGATCACCGAATGGGTCGAGGGTGTGCCGATGTCGCAGATCATCCGCTCGGGCACCGTCGATCAGCGAGACCTTTGTGGCACAAGGCTTCTCGAGCTAACCCTGGGCGCACCGGCCCGGGTCGGGATGATGCACGGCGACGCCCACCCCGGCAACTTCATGCTGCGCGACGACGGCAAGATGGCGGTCATCGACTTCGGTGCGGTGGCCCCGCTACCCGACGGTCTTCCCATCGAACTGGGACAGATCATCCGCCTGGCGCGCGACAAGAACTACGACGAGCTGCTGCCCACGATGGAGAAGGTCGGCTTCATCCAGAAGGGTGAACAGGTGTCGGCCAAGGAGATCGACGACATGCTGCGCCAGTACGTCGAGCCGATGGAAGTCGAGGTCTTCCACTACACCCGCAAGTGGCTGCAGAAGATGGCCGCCGCCAACATGTCGGTTTCGGCCGAGCAGATCAAGACCGCGCGGGCGATGGATCTGCCTGCCAAGCTTGCGATTCCGCTGCGGGTAATCGCCTCGATCACCGCCATCTCGGCCCAGCTCGACGCGCACGTGCCGACCAAGTCGCTCACCGAGCAGCTGGTCCCCGGCTTCGACTGA